A window of Rhododendron vialii isolate Sample 1 chromosome 13a, ASM3025357v1 contains these coding sequences:
- the LOC131313892 gene encoding uncharacterized protein LOC131313892 encodes MRQPWFEWPQGKLGTDNGQADQNPRKKCSYHNELGHYTTACAPYKALLEKLATQGHLDQYIDRSKTPARQTNPNPNEQRPLIHVIHSPVTKASETALKADIDHASTSKQILSVGCGSKRQRPQDVPKWTISFTERDLEHVQTPHSDALVVTIQIGVHDVKRVLIDQGSSAEVMYYDFFKKLDLPESALQPTEVPLIGFNGAPV; translated from the coding sequence atgaggcaaccatggttcgagtggccgcAAGGCAAGCTCGGCACAGACAACGGCCAAGCGGATCAGAACCCGAGGAAAAAGTGTTCCTACCACAacgagctcggccactacacgacTGCCTGCGCACCATACAAAGCCCTCCTGGAAAAACTCGCAACTCAAGGTCACCTCGATCAATACATCGATCGATCAAAAACGCCCGCCCGgcagacaaatcccaaccccaacgaaCAGCGGCCACTGATACACGTCATCCACAGTCCAGTGACGAAGGCATCCGAAACCGCCCTCAAGGCTGACATCGATCATGCTTCAACATCCAAACAGATACTCTCAGTTGGTTGCGGATCCAAGCGTCAACGACCACAGGACGTACCCAAGTGGACGATAAGCTTTACTGAGCGTGACCTTGAACATGTTCAAACTCCACATTCGGACGCCCTCGTCGTCACCATACAAATCGGCGTCCACGACGTAAAGCGCGTCCTcatcgatcaaggaagttcagcagaggtcatgtatTACGACTTTTTCAAGAAGTTGGATCTACCAGAGTCAGCCCTACAACCGACAGAAgtacccctcatcggcttcaacggtgcaCCAGTCTAG